Part of the Bombina bombina isolate aBomBom1 chromosome 8, aBomBom1.pri, whole genome shotgun sequence genome is shown below.
GATGGTGTTCTGAAAGTGTTCTGTAGAGAGTGGTACAGATGAGTCCATGATGTCTACAGTCTGATTGGATGAAAGTCTGACTCTTAGGTTTGTATCATCACCAGCAGACAGTTTGCAGCCTTCACTGCCAGTCTCATGGGTTGCTATGTGGATCACATTGGCTTCTTCTGGAGCATGAATATTTAGTCTTTCAGTCAAAGGTGCTGTGTGATTTCCCAAATTGCTATCCCAGTTTATATAACTATCACTTCCTGATTTTTGCATAAAGGTTCCATCACCTACATCACAGACCACACTTTTGCTTGTGTTATTACATCTGGATTCAAGAGATTCTACCAAACCCTGTATGTTTTTGTCTTTGCTGGTTAGCAGTTTGTTGGTTTGACCTGTTACATTTAAGCATCCATACTCTTCCTGGCTCCACCTTGCACTGATATCTACTTCAGGCTCAGATTGGTTTATCTTTACTGAATTTACATTTTCATCAATATTGTTATACTCCCACGGTACAGATGTCATACAGTCCTCAGGTAAACTGGAACTACTGATATTCTCACCTGGATTACATCCTTTGTAAAGAAAACTATTTATTGAATGAGGTGGTTGAGTTTTAAATATGGCATCATCCGATGAGTTATTACCATTGGGTAAACAAAATGACCCAGTTTTGGGTTTGGAATACTGACGCTCACTTGGTGCATTTCCGTTAGTGACATGTGgtgcttccttctctttgtcacTCATATTATTTATGTTTACTATATTTCCCGCTATATCTTGTGAGGTTTCCATCTCATTAAACAATTTTCTTTGATTGTGGAGGCTCTTTAGATGTCCAGCTAAACATTCATTAACTGAATCAATTGATGAGATATCTTTATTGTCTGTTGTCTTTGGTAGAAGAATATCTGCACAAGGCAATGCCACTTTCTCCTTGTGAGAAGGAGTGTTTCTTTGACAAAGAAATTTTAAAACAGACCCCAGTTCTTCCTCATCTTCACTCCCTGAAAGCACATCTTCACTTTGGCCAATGAAGTTGACCTTTGAGGGCTTTGCAGGTAAAATGAGCACTGATTTGCTCTGAACTGTAGGATGCTCCTCCTGTGTGGGACATAGGCTTACCCGAATAAGCTTTGCACTAGAAGTAGCTGAGGGAAGTGGTTTGGAATCTTCAAGTTCTGGGTCACTCAGTATAAGTTCCTCTTCTGTAGCCAAAGCAACTTGCATCAAGTTACATTCCTCTGCTGCGGCGTAAAACTCTGCCCAATCACGGTCATTAATCTGGATACTGTACTCAAAGTTATCCATAGCTGTAGGTAGGAAATATAGGTTCATTATTAACCACTAGCAGTATGTTTTTCCATTATAGTTATATTAAACTCAAAGTATACTTCTAATGTATGATTGCACTTATTATATCCAGTTAAAGGAACACATTAATCAAACATTTCATATCATGTATAGGAAAGATTAGCAGTAAAACATattattttgcataaaaaatacgtaaaagctgtttaaatgtaatgTTAATGTGAATCTAACAAAGAGGTACATGATTGTGTACAATATCATTATCAGCTATGCATATTTTTTCACAACTGATCAATCATTttaccctttggctgccagtaacatacaaatcaataatttagGTCTTTGGCTGACAGTAACATACGTAAATAGAAGTGATTTGAACCCTCCTTGACTGCTCACCActtttttctgctccatatttgttttgtgttgaggcataggaggccttttacacTTAACTATCACTCTAAAGCTTAAAACTGGGCAGAGGAAGGGAAGTCTCCTCTAAATGCCACTGCAATAAAGTAGTTGTTTTTGGAAGACTAGAGAGTGCCTGCCCTTTGCTTGATGGATATAACTTTGCTGGCACCCTGgtagttgagatatatatatataaattgaaatgttatCTCTTTGTCCCAGCATGAtttcttctaaaccttcttgtttgcaTAGCTTTCCTATAACCATTACttaacagctattttaaatgccaaaataaagataaagggtaAAGGGTTATACCTTAGTATACCTTAAAATGAGACAATATGAATCCTGGTTTTTAAGTCATATGAAAACACTTTTCCaagatttttattttacttttccaAAACATTAGATTTGATTTTTATAGAATGGCATTTTGTG
Proteins encoded:
- the PERM1 gene encoding PGC-1 and ERR-induced regulator in muscle protein 1, encoding MDNFEYSIQINDRDWAEFYAAAEECNLMQVALATEEELILSDPELEDSKPLPSATSSAKLIRVSLCPTQEEHPTVQSKSVLILPAKPSKVNFIGQSEDVLSGSEDEEELGSVLKFLCQRNTPSHKEKVALPCADILLPKTTDNKDISSIDSVNECLAGHLKSLHNQRKLFNEMETSQDIAGNIVNINNMSDKEKEAPHVTNGNAPSERQYSKPKTGSFCLPNGNNSSDDAIFKTQPPHSINSFLYKGCNPGENISSSSLPEDCMTSVPWEYNNIDENVNSVKINQSEPEVDISARWSQEEYGCLNVTGQTNKLLTSKDKNIQGLVESLESRCNNTSKSVVCDVGDGTFMQKSGSDSYINWDSNLGNHTAPLTERLNIHAPEEANVIHIATHETGSEGCKLSAGDDTNLRVRLSSNQTVDIMDSSVPLSTEHFQNTILTIPEMYEFFYRDTSEGMITEKIPRTSKKQGEGIMYTPEMYEYFFIENGEEEIRTNLPALRQKRKGSCIGLVLSPVRKKEGKDTSEVLCVPEAYEFFFAERDDDQQGGKQILFGIPAFQAKNAAEALQTFLPQGLCRVRKGIAVRETHHMKNKNERFSVPERIRTMGPRKETTVAIPRTRESAISNISSGKGEMCLLFLAFASWAVKSSDLGSPDGWKTALIANLGAISAIRYLRKRSGKTWQEP